The following are encoded together in the Lathyrus oleraceus cultivar Zhongwan6 chromosome 3, CAAS_Psat_ZW6_1.0, whole genome shotgun sequence genome:
- the LOC127127024 gene encoding uncharacterized protein LOC127127024, with the protein MRTGLKNNIAYSFFDPEIGVLKDMIALITPDHVGMFRESYGGILKMVFRLTDCDRSAIHTLLQFYDPGLRCFVFPDYLLGPLMEDYVSILGIQIRDQIPFHVTRAEPDVLGISRALYLSPEMVKEGLKEKGKLPGFHLSFLEANAKEHAAVGNWKTVCALIAVSIYGIVLFPNQKNFVDHNAIRLFMQRNLIPTLIGDVYYSVHNRNEKRRGGLVRCCSQLLFRWFMGYLPSRGAFVQIDPSVKWSFRLMGLRADDIAWTHNGLAGQDFICSCGSLPNVPLVGVQGCINYNPMLLRRQMGFAIEGPPLGREIQESFYFPIDGNQTKLRQVLDEWRDIQRRGKVPYGKVNCRYFPLFEDWLRKRIESTFLPFPGGDSVCPRIEGPSSSVSMEEFLEMKRARDQLLAEKAELEMTVARIQTSNQEMKVKMEDQDKRHALEAKRFEMDTTYYGKISQALASSNKEHDITKEKLFRASKVIEDEKRRQILVKEQRDERARVLAAEWEAEKAKIRAERDHYLAERDHYFRQMKIHQKEVGRLQQENTELRFAAEFARMEDEIGPPAGPSSS; encoded by the coding sequence atgaggaccggtttgaagaacaacattgcttacagtttctttgatccagagattggtgtgctcaaggatatgatagcattgattactcctgaccatgtgggaatgtttagagagtcgtacggcggtattctgaagatggttttcagactcactgactgcgacaggagcgccatccacactcttcttcagttctatgaccctgggttgaggtgtttcgtttttccagactatctgttgggacctctgatggaggattatgtcagcatcctgggtattcagatccgtgatcagattccttttcatgtcaccagagcagagccagatgtccttggaatttcacgtgctctttatttgagtccggaaatggtcaaggaaggtttgaaggaaaaaggaaagctacccgggtttcatttgagtttcttggaggccaatgccaaggaacatgctgctgtgggtaactggaagacggtctgtgctctgattgctgtgagcatttatgggattgtgttgtttcctaaccagaagaattttgtggaccataatgctatcagattgtttatgcagagaaaccttattcctaccctgattggagatgtctactattcagtgcataacaggaatgagaagaggcgtgggggtctggtcagatgctgctctcagttgctctttagatggttcatggggtatttgccttcccgaggtgcttttgttCAGATTGACCCtagtgtcaagtggtccttccgattgatgggtctgcgggctgatgacattgcttggactcataatggtttagCTGGTCAGGACTTCATATGTagttgtgggagtttacctaatgtgcctttggtgggagttcagggttgcattaattacaacccgatgcttctccggagacagatggggtttgctatagagggtcctcctctcgggcgagagattcaggagtccttctatttcccgattgatggtaaccagaccaagttgaggcaggtattggacgaatggcgagatatccagaggaggggtaaggttccttatggcaaagtcaactgccggtattttccactatttgaggattggttgcggaagaggattgagtcTACATTTCTACCGTTTCCTGGAGGTGACTCTGTGTGTCCTAGGATcgagggtccaagttcttctgtcagcatggaagaattccttgagatgaagagggctAGAGATCAGTTACTTGCGGAGAAAGCGGAGTTagagatgactgttgctcggattcagacaTCCAACCAAGAGATGAAAGTAAAGATGGAAGATCAGGACAAGCGGCATGCCTTGGAGGCCAAACGCTTCGAGATGGATACAacctactatgggaagatcagccagGCCTTAGCATCATCTAAcaaggagcatgacatcaccaaggagaagctgttcagagcatcgaaggtgattgaggatgagaagaggaggcaaatccttgtcAAGGAACAGAGAGATGAGAGAGCCAGAGTTcttgctgcagagtgggaagcggagaaggcaaagatcagggctgagagagatcattaccTAGCTGAGAGAGAccattacttcaggcagatgaagattcatcagaaggaagttggaagactacagcaggagaacaccgagctcaggttcgccgcagagttcgcgaggatggaagatgagatagggccacctgcgggaccctcatctagctag